The following proteins are encoded in a genomic region of Pyricularia oryzae 70-15 chromosome 6, whole genome shotgun sequence:
- a CDS encoding beta-glucosidase 1 codes for MASRLVAGLQVLALAGTATAVLTWDEAYAKANTALARITQQDKVSLVSGIGWDKGPCVGNTAPVSAINYPQLCLQDGPTGVRFGTGVTAFTPGIQAASTWDVELMRQRGQFQAEEQKGCGVHVMLTPVAGALGKIPEGGRNWEGFGVDPYLAGIAMEVTIEGQQSVGVQATAKHYLLNEQELNRNTMSSNVDDRTLHELYLWPFADAVRANVASVMCSYNKINGSWACENEHAMQKLLKDELGFKGYVMSDWNAQHTTTGSANAGMDMTMPGSDFNGGNVLWGPQLNTAVNNNQVARTRLDDMARRVLAAWYLTEQDKGYPPINIRANVQGNHKENVRAVARDGIVLLKNDAGALPFKAPRRLAIVGSASVANPRGINSCVDRGCNEGALGMGWGSGTTNYPYFSAPADAIRARAQQDGATVTLSASDSTADVANTVRDADAAIVFLTSNSGEGYLLVDGSYGDRLNLDPLHNGNQLVQAVAQANKNTIVVVHSVGPLVLESILSTPGVTAVVWAGLPGQESGNALVDVLYGSVSPSGKLPYTIARATADYGTAIVPGDDNFPEGLFVDYRHFDRANIQPRFEFGYGLSYTNFTYSNIKVASTVRSGPATGPVVSGGRADLWETVATVTATVTNSGGVAGAEVAQLYVSYPKGGSVPETPPRQLRGFNKLKLAPGASGTATFNIRRRDLSYWHVGQQNWVVPAGAFGLEVGASSRDLRLKESITVV; via the exons ATGGCCTCGCGCCTAGTCGCCGGCCTGCAGGTCCTGGCCCTCGCGGGCACCGCCACGGCAGTCCTGACATGGGACGAAGCCTACGCCAAGGCCAACACGGCGCTGGCCCGGATCACGCAGCAGGACAAGGTCAGCCTCGTGTCGGGGATCGGGTGGGACAAGGGCCCCTGCGTCGGCAACACGGCGCCCGTCTCCGCCATCAACTACCCGCAGCTGTGTCTCCAAGACGGGCCCACGGGCGTCCGATTCGGAACGGGCGTCACGGCCTTCACGCCGGGCATCCAGGCGGCGTCGACCTGGGACGTGGAGCTGATGAGGCAGCGCGGCCAGTTCCAGGCCGAGGAGCAAAAGGGCTGTGGCGTCCACGTCATGCTGACCCCCGTCGCGGGAGCGCTCGGCAAGATCCCCGAGGGTGGGAGGAACTGGGAGGGCTTCGGCGTCGACCCGTACCTCGCCGGCATCGCCATGGAGGTGACCATCGAGGGACAGCAGAGCGTGGGCgtccaggccacggccaagcACTACCTGCTCAACGAGCAGGAGCTGAACAGGAACACGATGAGCTCCAACGTCGACGACAGGACTCTGCACGAGCTGTACCTGTGGCCGTTTGCTGACGCGGTCCGAGCCAACGTCGCCTCGGTCATGTGCTCGTACAACAAGATCAACGGAAGCTGGGCCTGTGAGAATGAGCACGCTATGCAGAAGCTGCTCAAAGACGAACTTGGCTTCAAGGGCTACGTCATG TCCGACTGGAACGCCCAacacaccaccaccggcTCCGCCAACGCCGGCATGGACATGACCATGCCCGGGTCCGACTTCAACGGCGGCAACGTCCTGTGGGGCCCGCAGCTCAACACGGCCGTCAACAACAACCAGGTCGCCCGCACGCGCCTCGACGACATGGCCCGCCGCGTCCTGGCCGCCTGGTACCTGACCGAGCAGGACAAGGGCTACCCGCCCATCAACATCCGCGCCAACGTCCAGGGCAACCACAAGGAGAACGTGCGCGCCGTCGCCAGGGACGGCATCGTCCTGCTCAAGAACGACGCCGGCGCCCTGCCGTTCAAGGCGCCCCGGCGCCTGGCCATCGTGGGCTCGGCTTCCGTGGCCAACCCGCGCGGTATCAACTCTTGCGTCGATCGGGGCTGCAACGAGGGCGCGTTGGGGATGGGATG GGGCTCCGGCACAACCAACTACCCATACTTCTCCGCTCCAGCCGACGCCATCCGGGCCCGGGCCCAGCAGGACGGCGCCACCGTCACCCTCAGCGCGAGCGACAGCACCGCAGACGTGGCCAACACCGTGcgcgacgccgacgccgccatcgTCTTCCTGACCAGCAACTCGGGAGAGGGCTATCTGCTGGTGGACGGCAGCTACGGCGACCGGCTGAACCTGGACCCTCTGCACAACGGCAACCAGCTCGTCCAGGCCGTCGCGCAGGCCAACAAGAACACGATCGTGGTCGTCCACAGCGTCGGTCCCCTGGTGCTCGAGAGCATCCTCAGCACCCCCGGCGTGACGGCCGTGGTGTGGGCCGGTCTGCCGGGGCAGGAGAGCGGCAACGCGCTCGTCGATGTGCTGTACGGCTCCGTCAGCCCCAGCGGAAAGCTGCCCTACACCATTGCCCGCGCGACGGCCGACTACGGCACCGCCATCGTCCCGGGAGACGACAACTTCCCCGAGGGCCTGTTTGTAGACTACAGGCACTTTGACAGGGCCAACATCCAGCCCCGGTTCGAGTTTGGCTATGGACTGT catACACAAACTTCACCTACAGCAACATCAAAGTCGCCAGCACCGTGCGCTCCGGCCCAGCCACCGGCCCCGTCGTGTCGGGCGGGCGCGCCGACCTCTGGGAGACGGTCGCGACCGTGACGGCCACCGTGACCAACTCCGGCGGCGTGGCCGGCGCCGAGGTGGCGCAGCTGTACGTGTCGTACCCCAAGGGCGGCAGCGTGCCCGAGACGCCGCCCCGGCAGCTGCGCGGCTTCAACAAACTCAAGCTCGCGCCGGGCGCCAGCGGCACCGCGACCTTCAACATCCGCCGCAGGGACCTGAGCTACTGGCACGTCGGGCAGCAGAACTGGGTCGTGCCGGCCGGCGCGTTCGGTCTCGAGGTCGGCGCCAGCAGTCGGGATCTGAGGCTCAAAGAGAGCATCACCGTGGTTTGA
- a CDS encoding NACHT domain-containing protein has protein sequence MAPGLVSPQLPSAAPYSVSKSSSSSHTAHHHQNGEYSSETVESRQRHLGLRKMGSRHSSMANASSISSIVYSIKRRSSEELGSNISAQLLSATHESVLDWISAQRMSDLPPEGSSYDKVLAWAQLFVDRLHSFDHAVQEFAGDSYLAAQLAYGYCSLLLELGKENAAALMTSFGFFYSMSVPLVNLLECTELFNVSHETSEQLVMALSDLVTVVASVATYFHKAIRGLTSTSVSVNIYSTFAPQIKTFLERCEKTAESMWKHELQREGADVGKIAKLKAVSQWIAPEDHVMSSVLNSTSHLAHDREELTCLYIGTHLTRFLKSSQKTMLLSGPQGSGKTILASVILDYLQHPIAGITYNTLFVPIDARIPTETTSRAVARSLLHQLFQKRTGNVKLLNILIETYERSVRFASDEDHDDILWKAVERAMGATTMGSKDLVMIVDGLDECPSGEDALYRRLQAVVHAKGASSVKLIALGAKTQQGVQNLAVNEDLIFDDIAAVVGDFFEDYDVFQSMDEMERETLITRIAMLSKGSFVWAKQASKQIRHHGGSKNLFEALDKIEKCTVGDFVHRTLTAPEVTEQTRLMLAWLVTTERPLTVKELATLATINVDKQSISHEAKTDVMHTLKPVNSLVYMQDGLMYLRHGMVRKALTSWFNGHKGVISDRHGDLACRLLVYIGSCVTEPRECTLAPLPSHEVHQLTSRHALLDFAVRYWPLHLRKSFAYLKPDVGDSEAAKLVAKVMPRNPTVVLLQAALWQHRPTPTLLTCHTMMTNIARRTLTAASPVTLQSVIFLASIYRQIDFTPEATTLFYEASTVANTLLTSKNKITMHICRAFVDITTGRATTSKNDIIMTHREHVLQILVECYRAQYGHTSEHVVATLKLLVEHYRMTKEETKVEHTIAKIRTISSTTEFGASTGTGATTDDGDDSRPEGDLHVHLRGRRGSQSSGEVVVLTLDVDEHDEPIEGHAKYDFEFFLVRAERCLAEGRADLAEKTYVDMWQRVTREYAATRSALWEERKTRSVVGYARFLTLQGRAADARSILSTAWEEYRSSQTGGAVTEATCAMYVDMAGMMKRVGLVSESLTLMKHCSHYLRGTNATETSTYHELQQAIHSTSQELVQSMSSISSNSSSTTTTTTVSESMLEEMVLEQSSSADAVEESTFAASSSLVRLYMKQHRLQDATRLLKKILRGVWPSLFTPNVEDVVAPQRLVERCVDLAERLAECYHARRRRAKEEDMRVRLYRAMRTCRKVDDELRERVASDLVQLLRRTDQLELVITTRQEMLDDHVKHYGDRHPRVVDMLWELAELTRPRPVFVDYYQRVIKALHPNDADDVAPEAFEPFNIVATELWSKGRFPEAVGYYKVVFTCFLRQPKLSPKLNDAEFVKTLFQRYVHCLRSVRSDFTVIHKVSVDYQTQCKTVFGPTSSISIQATLYLAKVCQESKRYEVDAIVLYEELLKMQCKEVDHSEICSILDSIYEAQADLITTTSATSTTAVSSEQVQRVIKVFKKRVATIRETHGWAHEESLSKMSEMVRFYNNQQSSSSSSSLTHEDVVRNTETVLSELKEATVHILSHETFPTRLIAAASTIATSYIQSNQTHKATEIKQELYRQVVIKDKTNVSSCGFDLTDRGRESLVFLAEFEHSLHPRHHSFTATDILAELTTQYMYFDEFRSLLRSASCSLGTIIASASRLHSFLTSYERFDGSERVFNELTAYFASHEGRRVKLGGKQVDVLLRNLLCYFGTFTSQNFLRSVGISGICGVEKLLAEQKHDDAADLATATWTYISADDSYKTDPGLAKLVLILGLTLADGSGRKYLDVAASQTVPGQINQAFTLQQAQATTSSRDGSSPRPPPAPAAAVLSRPKPHAHAKLLAASAPITRQVLHVLSSMRISLSHISLVHLNNLVAVLGAQRDHETLSWLLTTLWESREAQGGSWPVGVTLALGRRYIVARYLVGDTTAAVRLAEDMVYNCRRVHGARHPRTLGMSLFLTKLYTALAQRYHRKAAGGGSSNGGQDVAARYYKKSAGVHENILRAFSDPTFADMEGGLDGSMCLDDAPSSLHGGGSSAGLDDGESMDGGGGAQLQTDGDRVKMHLRHLKLAVQRLGAWPKDYKEYERLNADIFREFGDCLKGVEGVERWNLEGFGGGRAESSEDVLNVEEFKHWEFLGGGGIMVQEEDEEEL, from the exons ATGGCTCCCGGTTTGGTCTCTCCCCAGCTGCCCTCGGCGGCCCCCTACTCCGTGTccaagagcagcagcagcagccacactgcccaccaccaccagaaTGGCGAATACTCGAGCGAGACGGTGGAGAGCCGGCAGCGCCACCTGGGGCTGCGCAAGATGGGCTCGCGCCACAGCTCCATGGCCAACGCGTCGAGCATCTCGAGCATCGTGTACTCGATCAAGCGGCGCAGCTCCGAGGAGCTGGGGTCCAACATCTCGGCGCAGCTGCTGAGCGCGACGCACGAGTCGGTCCTGGACTGGATCAGCGCCCAGCGCATGAGCGACCTGCCGCCCGAGGGCAGCAGCTACGACAAGGTGCTCGCCTGGGCGCAGCTGTTTGTCGACAGGCTGCACTCGTTTGACCATGCCGTCCAGGAGTTTGCGGGCGACAGCTACCTGGCTGCCCAGCTTGCCTATGGCTACTGCTCTCTGCTTCTCGAG cTCGGAAAAGAGAATGCCGCGGCGCTCATGACCTCCTTTGGATTCTTCTATTCCATGTCCGTGCCGCTGGTCAATCTCCTCGAGTGCACCGAGCTGTTCAACGTCTCGCACGAGACCAGCGAGCAGCTGGTGATGGCCTTGTCGGACCTCGTGACCGTGGTTGCCAGCGTGGCGACCTACTTCCACAAGGCCATCCGTGGACTGACCAGCACCTCGGTGTCGGTCAACATCTACTCGACGTTTGCGCCGCAGATCAAGACTTTTCTTGAACGCTGTGAGAAGACGGCAGAGTCCATGTGGAAGCATGAGCTTCAGAGAGAGGGTGCTGATGTTGGCAAGA TTGCCAAGCTCAAGGCAGTCAGCCAGTGGATCGCACCAGAGGACCACGTCATGTCCAGCGTCCTCAACTCGACCTCTCACCTGGCTCACGACCGCGAGGAGCTGACGTGCCTGTACATCGGCACCCATTTGACCCGCTTCCTCAAGAGCTCCCAAAAGACCATGCTCCTGAGCGGACCCCAGGGATCTGGCAAGACGATACTCGCGTCCGTGATTCTCGACTACCTGCAGCACCCCATTGCTGGCATCACTTACAACACTCTGTTTGTCCCCATCGACGCGCGGATCCCCACCGAGACGACCAGCCGCGCCGTGGCCAGGTCGCTGCTGCACCAGCTGTTTCAGAAGCGCACAGGAAACGTCAAGCTCCTCAACATCCTCATCGAGACCTATGAGCGTTCTGTCCGCTTCGCTTCCGACGAGGACCACGACGACATCCTCTGGAAGGCCGTGGAGCGGGCCATGGGCGCCACCACCATGGGCAGCAAGGACCTGGTCATGATCGTCGACGGTCTGGACGAGTGCCCGTCTGGCGAAGATGCTCTGTACCGCCGACTCCAGGCGGTGGTGCATGCCAAGGGCGCCAGCTCGGTCAAGCTCATTGCCCTTGGGGCCAAGACCCAGCAGGGGGTTCAGAACCTCGCGGTCAATGAAGATCTGATCTTTGACGACATCGCGGCGGTTGTGGGTGACTTTTTCGAGGACTACGATGTGTTCCAGTCAATGGACGAGATGGAGCGCGAGACTCTGATTACGCGCATCGCCATGCTGTCCAAGGGCTCCTTTGTGTGGGCCAAGCAGGCGAGCAAGCAGATACGGCACCACGGCGGCTCCAAGAACCTGTTCGAGGCGCTGGACAAGATTGAAAAGTGCACGGTGGGCGACTTTGTGCACAGGACGCTCACGGCGCCCGAGGTGACGGAGCAGACGCGGCTCATGCTGGCGTGGCTGGTCACGACGGAGCGACCCCTGACGGTCAAGGAGCTGGCGACGCTGGCGACCATCAACGTCGACAAGCAGAGCATCAGCCACGAGGCCAAGACGGACGTGATGCACACGCTCAAGCCGGTCAACTCGCTCGTGTACATGCAGGACGGGCTCATGTACCTCCGGCACGGCATGGTCCGCAAGGCCCTGACCAGCTGGTTCAACGGACACAAGGGCGTCATCAGCGACCGCCACGGCGACCTGGCCTGCAGGCTGCTGGTGTACATCGGCTCGTGCGTGACGGAGCCGCGCGAGTGCACGCTGGCGCCGCTGCCCAGCCACGAGGTGCACCAGCTCACCAGCCGGCACGCGCTGCTCGACTTTGCCGTCCGCTACTGGCCGCTGCACCTGCGCAAGAGCTTCGCCTACCTCAAGCCCGACGTGGGCGACTCCGAGGCCGCCAAGCTCGTGGCCAAGGTCATGCCCAGGAACCCGACcgtggtgctgctgcaggcCGCGCTGTGGCAGCACCGGCCCACGCCGACGCTGCTGACCTGCCACACCATGATGACCAACATTGCGCGCCGGACCCTGACCGCCGCCAGCCCCGTCACGCTGCAGTCCGTCATCTTCCTGGCCAGCATCTACCGCCAGATCGACTTCACCCCCGAGGCCACCACGCTGTTCTACGAGGCCTCGACCGTGGCCAACACGCTGCTGACCAGCAAGAACAAGATCACCATGCACATCTGCCGCGCCTTTGTCGACATCACCACGGGCAGGGCCACCACCTCCAAGAACGACATCATCATGACCCACCGCGAGCACGTCCTCCAGATCCTGGTCGAGTGCTACAGGGCCCAGTACGGACACACGTCGGAGCACGTCGTCGCCACGCTCAAGCTGCTGGTCGAGCACTACCGCATGACCAAGGAGGAGACCAAGGTCGAGCACACCATCGCCAAGATCCGGACCATCAGCAGCACGACCGAGTTCGGCGCCagcaccggcaccggcgccacgacagacgacggcgacgactCCCGTCCCGAGGGCGACCTGCACGTGCACCTGCGCGGGCGCAGGGGGTCGCAGTCCAGCGgggaggtggtggtgctgaCGCTGGACGTGGACGAGCACGACGAGCCGATCGAGGGCCACGCCAAGTACGACTTTGAGTTCTTCCTGGTGCGGGCGGAGCGCTGCCTCGCCGAGGGCCGCGCCGACCTGGCCGAGAAGACGTACGTCGACATGTGGCAGCGCGTGACGCGCGAGTACGCCGCCACGCGGTCCGCGCTGTGGGAGGAGCGCAAGACCAGGAGCGTCGTGGGCTACGCGCGCTTCCTGACCCTGCAGGGccgcgccgccgacgccaGGAGCATCTTGTCCACCGCCTGGGAGGAGTACAGGTCGTCGCAGACCGGCGGGGCCGTCACCGAGGCCACCTGCGCCATGTACGTGGACATGGCGGGCATGATGAAGCGCGTGGGGCTCGTGTCGGAGAGCCTGACGCTGATGAAGCACTGCTCGCATTACCTCCGCGGCACCAACGCCACCGAGACGTCGACGTACCACGAGCTGCAGCAGGCCATCCACAGCACCTCGCAGGAGCTGGTCCAGTCCATGagcagcatcagcagcaacagcagcagtaccaccaccaccaccaccgtctCCGAGTCCATGCTGGAGGAGATGGTGCTGGAGCAGAGCAGCTCGGCCGACGCGGTCGAGGAGAGCACCTTTGCCGCCTCGAGCAGCCTCGTGCGTCTGTACATGAAGCAGCACCGCCTGCAGGACGCCACGCGCCTGCTCAAAAAGATCCTCCGCGGCGTCTGGCCCTCGCTTTTCACCCCCAACGTCGAGGACGTCGTCGCCCCGCAGAGGCTGGTCGAGCGCTGCGTCGACCTGGCCGAGCGCCTGGCCGAGTGCTaccacgcccgccgccgccgcgccaaGGAGGAGGACATGCGCGTGCGCCTGTACCGGGCCATGCGCACCTGCCGAAAGGTCGACGATGAGCTGCGCGAGCGCGTCGCCTCCGACCTGGTCCAGCTGCTCCGGCGGACCGACCAGCTGGAGCTGGTCATCACCACGCGCCAGGAGATGCTCGACGACCACGTCAAGCACTACGGCGACAGGCACCCCAGGGTGGTTGACATGCTGTGGGAGCTTGCCGAGCTGACCCGCCCGCGGCCCGTTTTTGTCGACTACTACCAGCGGGTCATCAAGGCCCTGCACCCCAACGACGCGGACGACGTCGCCCCCGAGGCCTTTGAGCCCTTCAACATTGTGGCCACCGAGCTCTGGAGCAAGGGGCGATTCCCCGAGGCCGTCGGCTACTACAAGGTCGTGTTTACCTGCTTCCTGCGCCAGCCCAAGCTCAGTCCCAAGCTCAACGACGCCGAGTTTGTCAAGACCTTGTTCCAGAGGTATGTTCACTGCCTCCGCAGCGTGCGCAGCGACTTTACCGTCATCCACAAGGTCTCGGTCGACTACCAGACGCAGTGCAAGACCGTGTTTGGCCCGACCTCGTCCATCAGCATCCAGGCCACTCTCTACCTGGCCAAGGTGTGCCAGGAGTCGAAGCGCTACGAGGTGGATGCCATTGTCCTCTATGAAGAGCTGCTCAAGATGCAGTGCAAGGAAGTCGACCACTCCGAGATCTGCTCCATCCTCGACTCCATCTACGAGGCCCAGGCCGACCtgatcaccaccaccagcgcAACCTCCACCACGGCCGTGTCGTCGGAGCAGGTCCAGCGCGTCATCAAGGTGTTCAAGAAGCGCGTCGCCACCATCCGGGAGACCCACGGCTGGGCTCACGAGGAGTCGCTGTCCAAAATGAGCGAGATGGTGCGCTTCTACAACAACCAgcagtcgtcgtcgtcgtcgtcgtccctcACCCACGAGGACGTGGTCCGCAACACCGAGACGGTCCTTTCCGAGCTCAAGGAGGCCACGGTGCACATCCTCTCGCACGAGACGTTCCCGACCCGCCTCATCGCCGCAGCCTCCACCATCGCCACGAGCTACATCCAGTCCAACCAGACGCACAAGGCCACCGAGATCAAGCAGGAGCTGTACCGCCAGGTGGTCATCAAGGACAAGACCAACGTGTCGAGCTGCGGGTTCGACCTGACCGACCGTGGCCGCGAGAGCCTCGTGTTCCTCGCCGAGTTTGAGCACTCGCTGCACCCGCGCCACCACTCCTTCACCGCCACCGATATCCTCGCCGAGCTGACCACGCAGTACATGTACTTTGACGAGTTCCGCAGCCTGCTACGGTCCGCCAGCTGCTCCCTGGGCACCATCatcgcctcggcctcgcgccTGCACAGCTTCCTGACCTCGTACGAGCGCTTCGACGGATCCGAGCGCGTCTTCAACGAGCTCACGGCCTACTTTGCGAGCCACGAGGGCAGGCGCGTCAAGCTGGGCGGGAAGCAGGTCGACGTGCTGCTGCGCAACCTGCTGTGCTACTTTGGCACCTTTACCTCGCAGAACTTCCTCCGCTCCGTCGGCATCAGCGGCATCTGCGGCGTGGAGAAGCTGCTCGCCGAGCAGAAGCacgacgacgccgccgacctgGCCACCGCCACCTGGACCTACATCTCGGCCGACGACAGCTACAAGACCGACCCCGGCCTCGCGAAGCTGGTCCTGATCCTGGGCCTGACCCTGGCCGACGGCAGCGGCCGCAAGTACCTCGACGTCGCCGCGTCGCAGACCGTCCCGGGACAGATCAACCAGGCCTTTACGCTGCAGCAGGCCCAagccaccaccagcagcagagaCGGCTCATCCCCGCGGCCCCCGCCCGCGCCCGCCGCGGCCGTGCTCTCCCGGCCCAAGCCCCACGCGCACGCCAAGCTGCtggcggcctcggcgcccATCACGCGGCAGGTGCTGCACGTGCTGTCGTCGATGCGCATCTCGCTGTCGCACATCTCGCTGGTGCACCTCAACAACCTCGTCGCGGTGCTGGGCGCGCAGCGCGACCACGAGACGCTCTCGTGGCTGCTGACCACGCTGTGGGAGTCGCGCGAGGCCCAGGGCGGCTCGTGGCCCGTCGGCGTCACCCTGGCCCTGGGCCGGCGCTACATCGTCGCGCGCTACCTGGTCGGCGACACCACGGCCGCCGTGCGCCTGGCCGAGGACATGGTCTACAACTGCCGCCGCGTGCACGGCGCCCGCCACCCGCGCACGCTGGGCATGTCGCTGTTCCTGACCAAGCTGTACACGGCGCTCGCGCAGAGATACCACCGCAaggccgccggcggcggcagcagcaacggcgGCCAGGACGTCGCGGCGCGGTACTACAAAAAGTCGGCGGGCGTGCACGAAAACATCCTCCGCGCCTTTAGCGACCCGACCTTTGCCGACATGGAGggcgggctcgacggcagcaTGTGCCTGGACGACGCGCCGTCGAGCctgcacggcggcggcagcagcgcggggctcgacgacggcgagagcatggacggcggcggcggcgcgcagCTGCAGACGGACGGCGACCGGGTCAAGATGCACCTGCGGCACCTCAAGCTGGCCGTGCAGCGGCTCGGCGCCTGGCCCAAGGACTACAAGGAGTACGAGCGGCTCAACGCCGACATCTTTCGCGAGTTTGGCGACTGTCTGAAGGGTGTTGAGGGAGTCGAGCGCTGGAACCTCGAGGgctttggcggcggcagggcCGAGAGCTCCGAGGACGTGCTCAACGTCGAGGAGTTTAAGCACTGGGAGTTTCTCGGTGGGGGTGGCATCATGGTCcaggaggaggacgaggaggagctgTGA